The following coding sequences are from one Thermococcus sp. window:
- a CDS encoding PIN domain-containing protein, with the protein MELGEKTSLIARDLIRKYAMLPKDALILATCMEHDFSLATLDDDFKIPVKEEGIQLLGV; encoded by the coding sequence GTGGAGCTCGGTGAGAAAACTTCTCTGATAGCCAGAGACCTCATTAGGAAATACGCCATGCTCCCGAAAGACGCCTTAATCCTGGCGACCTGCATGGAGCACGACTTTTCCCTGGCGACGCTCGATGATGATTTTAAAATCCCGGTGAAAGAAGAGGGAATCCAGTTGTTAGGCGTATGA
- a CDS encoding hydrogenase maturation protease, whose amino-acid sequence MRTLVLALGNELMRDDGVGLKVGRVLKERGYNVLEAGTDVFLLANHYKGEDRIVIVDAILSDKLEAGEIVHLRGEEVFEKLKAEIRSAHFMGAIEGLRLLMELDERLKRAEIHFVGIVAKEIDLGMELSDEVKDAVPRVVELIERLFRDSKLPKRTSLNTM is encoded by the coding sequence ATGAGGACACTGGTTCTCGCCCTCGGAAACGAACTCATGAGGGACGATGGAGTTGGACTTAAAGTTGGCAGGGTTCTCAAGGAGAGGGGCTACAACGTTCTCGAAGCCGGAACCGACGTCTTCCTCTTGGCCAACCACTACAAAGGAGAGGACAGGATTGTGATAGTTGATGCAATACTCAGCGATAAGCTTGAAGCGGGTGAAATAGTTCATCTGAGGGGGGAGGAAGTTTTTGAAAAACTAAAGGCGGAGATAAGGAGTGCTCACTTCATGGGGGCTATCGAGGGGTTAAGGCTTTTGATGGAGCTCGATGAGCGCTTAAAAAGGGCCGAGATACACTTCGTAGGCATCGTGGCAAAGGAGATAGACCTCGGCATGGAGCTTAGCGATGAAGTCAAGGATGCCGTTCCGAGGGTCGTTGAGCTTATCGAACGCCTTTTTAGGGACAGTAAACTCCCAAAAAGAACATCCTTAAATACAATGTGA
- a CDS encoding SPFH domain-containing protein, whose product MVQVIEWVNPGEDEIIWRYPNEVIKWGAQLIVHEYEVAVFMRDGKIYDVLGPGRHTLTTQNLPLLYKLVGGSNSPFKATIIFVSTKQFQGRYGGETQTRELAPVKYYGVYWFKVADPVLFITEVVGGQSLYDAQDVTKFIRAYFNEGMMKHLSTYSIVDLFQNLDMVSTQVKVKLMEDFRRLGLELVDVKIEGVNTTDEWRQRLFWLMQTGNAQAVMQMDTVKQVAAELGKSPGAGMGTGMVLVPQLFQQPTQPAQPAQPYAGTPGGPQQSAPATQQGQQEICPYCGKPIPPGARFCPYCGHEIKRCPNGHIVPEGAKFCPVCGAKIE is encoded by the coding sequence ATGGTTCAGGTGATAGAATGGGTCAACCCTGGGGAAGACGAGATAATCTGGCGCTATCCGAACGAGGTCATAAAGTGGGGCGCCCAGCTGATAGTCCACGAGTACGAGGTAGCGGTCTTCATGCGCGACGGAAAAATCTACGACGTCCTCGGCCCGGGAAGGCATACCTTAACGACGCAAAACTTGCCACTCCTCTACAAGCTCGTAGGGGGGAGCAACAGCCCCTTCAAGGCCACTATAATCTTCGTCAGCACCAAGCAGTTCCAGGGACGATACGGAGGAGAAACCCAGACGAGGGAGCTGGCTCCGGTCAAGTACTACGGCGTCTACTGGTTCAAGGTTGCCGACCCGGTTCTCTTCATAACCGAGGTGGTCGGGGGGCAAAGCCTCTACGACGCTCAGGACGTTACAAAGTTCATTCGCGCTTATTTCAACGAGGGCATGATGAAGCACCTTTCCACTTACTCAATAGTTGACCTCTTCCAGAACCTTGACATGGTGAGCACCCAAGTTAAGGTAAAGCTTATGGAGGACTTCAGAAGGCTCGGCCTTGAGCTGGTAGATGTGAAAATTGAGGGCGTCAACACCACCGATGAGTGGCGCCAGAGGCTCTTCTGGCTCATGCAGACGGGCAACGCTCAGGCAGTGATGCAGATGGACACGGTAAAGCAAGTCGCTGCTGAACTCGGAAAGAGCCCCGGGGCAGGAATGGGAACCGGGATGGTCCTAGTTCCTCAGCTCTTCCAGCAACCGACCCAGCCGGCACAACCAGCTCAACCCTATGCCGGAACACCTGGGGGGCCACAGCAGTCCGCTCCAGCTACACAGCAGGGCCAGCAGGAAATCTGTCCGTACTGTGGCAAGCCAATTCCACCTGGAGCGCGCTTCTGTCCCTACTGCGGGCACGAAATCAAGCGCTGTCCCAACGGCCACATAGTTCCTGAGGGAGCTAAGTTCTGTCCCGTCTGCGGGGCGAAGATTGAGTGA
- a CDS encoding ATPase, translating into MRIIQRRIELKALEGQGWKMLYGRRKTGKTFLVQNFLDYDEFFFVGRDGVVYDRTNGGTMTSAEFINLFPRFLKRGRVVVDEFHRLPSRFLDVLHAYSGRGELILVTSTLWLSRRVLLSKESPLLGIVTPVRVGLIDEREILVELSRELGGRELVEASAYLREPLLIQPYRPSLREFLTDYLFSAGLMIRELIGETFTEEVKELTAVYEVIMKGIADGKRTSTELSSLLYSRGLIEKDNPGVLQRYLLILTDMGILRKLPVTGKRRRKFSYQHSSPLLDLHFYLEEKYAYTELETPREFIARAVNEKVPKAVEGFVESLLSKVYGLRPVRIEKPKLELDIALQGFNRLELVGEVKWKKRVKREEVRRLEDRLGKFKCRRVLIVPSEDVLEKKPEDIEVLTPEELLELARESLKNMERK; encoded by the coding sequence ATGAGAATAATTCAAAGGAGAATAGAACTTAAGGCCCTGGAAGGTCAGGGCTGGAAGATGCTTTATGGTAGAAGGAAGACCGGGAAAACATTCCTCGTTCAGAATTTCCTCGATTACGACGAGTTCTTCTTTGTGGGCAGGGATGGTGTGGTTTACGACAGGACAAACGGGGGGACGATGACAAGCGCCGAGTTCATTAACCTGTTCCCAAGATTCTTAAAGAGAGGAAGGGTAGTGGTTGACGAGTTTCACCGCCTTCCAAGTAGATTCCTCGATGTTCTACACGCGTATTCCGGAAGGGGAGAGCTCATCTTGGTTACCTCTACCCTGTGGCTTTCAAGGAGGGTTCTGCTCAGTAAAGAAAGTCCGTTGCTTGGAATAGTCACACCGGTCAGGGTTGGTCTGATAGACGAGAGGGAAATCTTGGTGGAGCTTTCCAGGGAGCTGGGAGGAAGGGAGCTCGTCGAGGCATCTGCCTACCTCCGCGAGCCACTTCTCATCCAGCCGTACAGACCCTCCCTGAGAGAGTTCCTAACCGATTACCTTTTCTCCGCGGGTTTGATGATAAGGGAGTTGATAGGGGAGACCTTCACGGAGGAGGTGAAGGAACTAACCGCGGTCTACGAGGTGATAATGAAGGGGATTGCCGACGGAAAGAGGACGAGCACCGAACTTTCGTCTCTCCTTTATTCGCGGGGTCTCATAGAGAAGGACAACCCCGGGGTTCTCCAGAGGTATCTGCTGATCCTGACAGACATGGGGATACTCAGAAAACTTCCCGTGACTGGTAAGAGGAGAAGGAAGTTCTCATATCAGCACTCGTCACCGCTCCTCGACCTGCATTTTTACCTGGAAGAAAAATACGCATACACCGAGCTCGAAACCCCGAGGGAATTCATAGCGCGGGCCGTTAACGAGAAGGTTCCAAAGGCGGTGGAAGGCTTTGTGGAATCCTTGCTGTCGAAGGTCTATGGACTGAGACCAGTTAGGATAGAAAAGCCGAAGCTTGAGCTTGACATCGCCCTCCAAGGCTTTAATCGGCTGGAGCTCGTTGGTGAGGTCAAGTGGAAGAAGCGTGTTAAAAGGGAAGAAGTCAGGAGGCTAGAAGACAGACTCGGAAAATTCAAATGCAGAAGGGTCCTCATCGTGCCATCGGAAGACGTGCTCGAAAAGAAACCCGAGGACATCGAGGTCCTAACACCCGAGGAGCTCTTGGAACTAGCCAGGGAGAGCCTCAAAAATATGGAGAGGAAGTAA
- a CDS encoding MBL fold metallo-hydrolase: MIRNMNSYPLYDDGEHKVFWLGIEESEDEKGILTNQYLVVDGSEAALIEPGGFFVFSRVLKNVSSIVPPTQIKYLMYSHQDPDVVAGLNLWFEYAPLAKLVISDLWVRFIPHLAVLSAGRTIGIPDKGADFKLGKSIIKAVPSHYLHSPGNFSFYDEKSGILFSSDIGAAAFTDGEWYLFVEDFDDHLRHMEGFHRRYMSSTKALRAWVRHVRKLKPKVISPQHGAIFRDEHVGKFLDWLENLEVGIDVFEKEFYGE; encoded by the coding sequence ATGATAAGGAACATGAACAGCTACCCGCTCTACGACGACGGGGAGCACAAGGTATTCTGGCTCGGAATAGAGGAGAGCGAGGACGAGAAGGGGATTCTCACGAACCAGTATCTGGTCGTTGACGGAAGCGAGGCAGCTCTGATAGAGCCTGGCGGATTCTTCGTCTTCTCCAGGGTTCTTAAAAACGTCTCCTCGATAGTTCCTCCGACCCAGATAAAGTACCTCATGTACTCGCACCAGGATCCCGATGTTGTGGCCGGGCTGAACCTCTGGTTCGAGTACGCCCCGCTGGCGAAACTCGTTATCTCTGACCTTTGGGTTCGCTTCATCCCGCACCTCGCGGTTCTCAGCGCGGGAAGGACCATCGGAATCCCTGACAAAGGAGCCGACTTTAAGCTCGGGAAATCTATCATCAAAGCAGTTCCAAGCCACTATCTCCACAGTCCAGGCAACTTCTCCTTCTACGACGAGAAGAGCGGAATCCTCTTCAGCTCGGACATAGGTGCGGCGGCCTTCACGGACGGGGAGTGGTACCTCTTCGTGGAGGACTTCGACGACCATCTCCGGCACATGGAGGGCTTCCACAGGCGCTATATGAGTTCCACAAAGGCGCTGAGGGCCTGGGTGAGGCACGTCAGGAAGCTGAAGCCGAAGGTCATATCGCCGCAACACGGGGCGATTTTCAGGGACGAGCACGTCGGGAAGTTCCTCGACTGGCTGGAAAACCTTGAGGTCGGGATAGATGTTTTTGAGAAGGAGTTCTACGGGGAGTGA
- a CDS encoding M42 family metallopeptidase gives MERVVEILRETLEIPSPTGYTKEVLAHIERKLNEAGIKTYYTNKGALIAGNHPKPELVIAGHVDTLGAMVKGILPDGHLSFTKIGGLLLPTFEGEYCTIITRSGKRYRGTLLLKNPSVHVNREAGKKERKEENMYIRLDELVEKKEDTEKLGIRPGDFIAFDPKFEYVNGFVKAHFLDDKASIAVMIDLLLELGAEKLEKLPVAFFFSPYEEVGHGGSAGYPSSTKELLVVDMGVVGEGVYGKETAVSIAAKDSTGPYDYEMTTRLIELAVERDIPHVVDVFPYYGSDGSAALRAGWDFRVALIGPGVHASHGMERTHVKGLLATKELIRAYIENRFGL, from the coding sequence ATGGAGCGCGTCGTTGAGATTCTTAGGGAGACTCTGGAAATACCCTCCCCAACCGGTTACACCAAGGAGGTTCTCGCCCACATCGAGAGGAAGCTCAACGAGGCTGGAATAAAGACGTATTACACCAACAAAGGAGCTTTAATAGCGGGCAACCACCCGAAGCCCGAGCTTGTCATAGCGGGCCATGTTGATACGCTTGGAGCCATGGTGAAGGGAATCCTGCCAGATGGACACCTGAGCTTTACAAAAATCGGTGGACTTCTTCTCCCGACGTTCGAGGGAGAGTACTGCACGATAATCACCCGCTCTGGGAAGCGCTATAGAGGAACGCTCCTCCTCAAGAACCCGAGCGTCCACGTCAATAGGGAAGCAGGAAAGAAGGAGAGGAAAGAGGAGAACATGTACATCCGCCTCGACGAGCTCGTCGAGAAGAAGGAAGACACCGAGAAGCTCGGCATTAGACCGGGGGATTTTATAGCCTTCGACCCGAAGTTCGAATACGTCAACGGCTTCGTCAAGGCGCACTTCTTGGATGACAAGGCGAGCATCGCGGTTATGATTGACCTGCTTTTGGAGCTTGGAGCAGAGAAACTGGAAAAGCTCCCTGTGGCCTTCTTCTTCTCACCCTATGAGGAGGTCGGTCACGGGGGTTCCGCCGGCTATCCCTCCAGCACTAAAGAGCTACTCGTTGTGGATATGGGCGTTGTCGGCGAAGGCGTCTACGGCAAAGAAACGGCCGTCTCGATAGCGGCAAAGGACTCAACCGGTCCCTACGACTACGAGATGACTACCAGACTGATAGAGCTGGCCGTGGAGAGAGACATACCGCACGTGGTTGATGTGTTCCCCTACTACGGCTCCGATGGTTCTGCAGCATTAAGGGCCGGCTGGGACTTCAGGGTTGCTCTCATCGGACCCGGTGTCCACGCGAGCCACGGTATGGAAAGGACGCACGTTAAGGGCCTCCTCGCAACTAAGGAGCTGATAAGGGCTTACATCGAGAATAGGTTTGGGCTTTAA
- a CDS encoding aconitase X catalytic domain-containing protein, which translates to MYLTKEEELILAGEYGYALQKAMEILVALGDIYGAERLIPIKSAQIAGVSYKNLGEAGLEFLRDFVNAGAKVSVHTTLNPAGIGNEEFMEKQREVLDLYRAMGIEVTSTCTPYYGANLPKFGDHVAWSESSAVSFANSVIGARTNREGGPSSLASAIVGKTPEYGLHLEENRKATVRVRVEARVKTFVDYSALGYHLGKTLGNDVPYITGLMPESTDYLKELGASMAATGSIALYHVENETPEYRDAIDDSLETITVEEKDIEAVREQFRDDWRDIDTILIGCPHASIQEVKGIAELLKMRGRPLKIPLFITASRAVKALADALGYTEIIERYNGRIISDSCFVVSPIRGWYRGIATNSGKSAFYFRSFGFNVRLDDAERLIKEAP; encoded by the coding sequence ATGTACCTGACAAAGGAAGAGGAGCTCATTCTAGCTGGGGAATACGGCTACGCGCTCCAGAAGGCGATGGAAATACTAGTGGCACTCGGGGATATTTACGGTGCCGAAAGGCTCATTCCGATAAAGAGTGCACAGATTGCCGGTGTTTCCTACAAGAACCTTGGAGAGGCTGGCCTTGAGTTCCTGAGGGACTTTGTAAACGCTGGAGCAAAGGTGAGTGTCCATACAACGCTGAACCCGGCAGGGATAGGCAATGAGGAGTTCATGGAAAAGCAGAGGGAAGTCCTGGACCTTTACAGGGCCATGGGGATAGAGGTCACCTCAACGTGCACGCCCTACTACGGGGCGAACCTGCCCAAGTTCGGCGACCACGTAGCTTGGAGCGAGAGTTCGGCGGTAAGCTTTGCCAACTCTGTAATAGGTGCCAGAACCAACCGCGAGGGAGGACCTTCAAGCCTCGCCTCAGCCATCGTTGGCAAAACACCTGAATACGGGCTCCACCTCGAGGAGAACAGGAAAGCCACTGTGAGGGTGAGGGTTGAGGCAAGGGTAAAGACGTTCGTTGATTACTCGGCACTCGGCTACCACCTAGGAAAAACCCTTGGCAACGACGTGCCCTACATAACCGGCCTCATGCCGGAGAGCACAGATTACCTCAAAGAACTCGGCGCTTCAATGGCGGCAACGGGTTCAATAGCCCTCTACCACGTCGAGAACGAGACACCTGAATACAGGGATGCGATAGACGATAGTTTGGAAACCATAACCGTTGAGGAAAAAGATATTGAAGCCGTTAGGGAGCAGTTCCGGGATGACTGGAGGGACATAGACACGATTCTAATTGGTTGTCCTCATGCATCAATTCAAGAGGTAAAAGGGATAGCCGAACTTTTAAAGATGAGAGGAAGGCCACTCAAAATACCGCTCTTCATCACCGCGAGTAGGGCAGTGAAGGCGCTCGCCGATGCTCTAGGCTACACTGAAATTATAGAGCGCTACAACGGCCGGATTATATCCGATTCGTGCTTTGTCGTGTCTCCAATAAGGGGCTGGTACAGGGGGATAGCCACCAACAGCGGAAAGTCGGCCTTTTACTTCCGCTCCTTCGGCTTCAATGTCAGGCTTGACGACGCCGAGAGGCTCATAAAAGAGGCCCCGTGA
- a CDS encoding DUF126 domain-containing protein has protein sequence MKLRGRKIVGGKAEGELIVSQKPLSFLGGVDPETGIVTDAESDIRGESIAGKILAFPRGKGSTVGSYIIYALKKNGKAPKAIIVGEAETIVATGAIIAGIPMVDGIDISKLKTGMKVKVDADSGEVYLEE, from the coding sequence ATGAAGCTTAGGGGAAGGAAAATCGTCGGCGGAAAGGCCGAGGGAGAACTGATAGTGTCCCAAAAGCCCCTCTCATTTCTCGGAGGCGTTGACCCGGAAACGGGAATCGTCACCGACGCCGAGAGTGACATAAGGGGAGAGAGCATAGCCGGGAAGATACTGGCCTTCCCGAGGGGAAAGGGCTCAACGGTTGGCTCCTACATAATCTACGCTCTCAAGAAGAACGGAAAGGCACCAAAGGCTATAATAGTGGGCGAGGCAGAGACCATAGTTGCAACCGGTGCCATAATAGCAGGAATCCCGATGGTGGACGGTATAGATATCTCAAAGCTGAAGACAGGGATGAAAGTTAAGGTTGATGCCGACTCCGGGGAGGTTTACTTAGAGGAGTAA
- a CDS encoding 30S ribosomal protein S3ae, giving the protein MARGNPRRRAAATKDKWKMKEWFVIYAPDFFGSKEIGLTPADEPEKVIGRVIETTLRDLTGDFTKSHVKLYFQVYDVKGQNAYTKFKGHTLARSYIRSLVRRRTTRVDGIFNITTKDGYKLRVMGMVIAYRRIQTSQERAIRKIIQDIIYKKAEELNFADFVLQSVNGQIAQEIAKEARKIYPIKRAEIRKIKVLAEPEA; this is encoded by the coding sequence ATGGCAAGGGGTAACCCAAGGCGTAGGGCAGCCGCTACTAAGGATAAGTGGAAGATGAAAGAATGGTTCGTGATTTACGCTCCAGACTTTTTCGGAAGCAAGGAAATAGGACTTACCCCGGCGGACGAGCCTGAAAAGGTTATAGGAAGGGTAATCGAGACCACCCTTAGGGACCTCACCGGAGACTTCACTAAGAGCCACGTCAAGCTCTACTTCCAGGTCTACGACGTTAAGGGCCAGAACGCCTACACCAAGTTCAAGGGTCACACCCTCGCGAGGAGCTACATTCGCTCACTCGTCAGGAGAAGAACCACCCGCGTTGACGGAATCTTCAACATCACCACCAAGGACGGCTACAAGCTCAGAGTTATGGGCATGGTCATAGCCTACAGGAGAATCCAGACCAGCCAAGAGAGAGCCATCAGGAAGATAATACAGGACATAATCTACAAGAAAGCCGAGGAGCTTAACTTCGCGGACTTCGTCCTCCAGTCTGTTAACGGCCAGATTGCCCAGGAGATTGCCAAGGAAGCAAGGAAGATATACCCAATTAAGCGCGCCGAGATTAGGAAAATTAAAGTTCTCGCCGAGCCGGAGGCCTGA
- a CDS encoding KEOPS complex subunit Pcc1 — protein MEIEANVEIRWHYGDELKARAIAEAIEVDNEAMPARLKKSLNVRTRWVDGDVITKVKYSGEIETLIKALDDLVFSVKVAEEMTEKV, from the coding sequence ATGGAAATTGAGGCAAACGTTGAGATACGGTGGCACTACGGCGACGAACTCAAGGCCCGGGCCATAGCTGAGGCGATAGAGGTTGACAACGAGGCCATGCCAGCCCGGCTAAAGAAAAGTTTAAATGTGCGAACCCGATGGGTTGATGGGGACGTTATAACAAAGGTTAAATACTCGGGTGAGATTGAGACACTCATCAAAGCGCTCGATGATTTGGTGTTTTCGGTCAAGGTCGCCGAGGAAATGACCGAAAAGGTGTGA
- a CDS encoding DHH family phosphoesterase has protein sequence MDREAFLERVREGAELIKMHIELGHTIRLISHRDADGITAGAILAKAVAREGGTFQLSIVKQVSEGLIEELAREKREIYVFSDLGSGSIEPIQKKLDGTVVVADHHPPEGDFSEESKLLVNPVPFGANSVRDLSGSGVAYFIAREMNRKNRDLAYIATVGAVGDMQEIDGQFHGLNLEILEDGKDLGVLEVRKELRLFGRESRPLYQMLAYATNPEIPEITGDERKAIEWLRARGFDPEIHYWQLREEEKRKLHEALLVHLIKHSAPKEVIDRLIGDVVVSPLYPEGDVRHEAREFATLLNATGRLNAGTLGVAICLGDEDAYKKARKMLEDYKREQIEARKFLIQNWSMVEEGQHAYVFYAGKNIRDTLVGIVANMAINAGLANPEKPVVVIADSEEDENLVKASARTTEKALAKGYHLGEALKEVAEKLGGEGGGHAIAAGIRFPKSKIDEFIKFFNEVLAKQVKKDGN, from the coding sequence GTGGACAGGGAAGCCTTTCTGGAGAGGGTTCGCGAGGGAGCCGAGCTTATTAAGATGCACATCGAGTTAGGCCACACTATACGGCTCATCTCCCACCGCGATGCCGATGGCATTACAGCCGGCGCTATTCTGGCCAAAGCCGTCGCGAGGGAAGGTGGAACCTTCCAGCTCAGCATAGTCAAGCAGGTGAGCGAGGGGCTGATAGAAGAGCTCGCAAGGGAAAAGAGGGAAATCTACGTCTTCAGTGACTTGGGAAGCGGTTCAATAGAGCCGATTCAGAAAAAACTAGATGGAACCGTTGTTGTTGCCGACCATCATCCTCCAGAGGGCGACTTCTCGGAGGAATCGAAACTCCTCGTGAACCCCGTTCCATTCGGGGCAAACAGCGTCCGCGATTTGAGTGGTTCCGGCGTTGCGTATTTCATAGCAAGAGAGATGAACAGGAAGAACAGGGATTTGGCTTACATAGCAACGGTTGGGGCCGTTGGCGATATGCAGGAGATAGACGGCCAGTTCCACGGTTTGAACCTTGAAATCCTTGAGGACGGCAAAGACCTGGGTGTTCTAGAGGTTAGAAAGGAGCTTCGCCTTTTCGGCAGGGAGAGTAGGCCACTCTACCAGATGCTAGCTTATGCCACCAACCCAGAAATCCCCGAGATTACAGGGGATGAAAGGAAAGCCATTGAATGGCTCCGCGCCAGGGGCTTCGACCCTGAAATCCATTACTGGCAACTCCGCGAGGAGGAAAAGCGGAAGCTTCACGAGGCCTTGCTTGTGCATCTGATAAAGCACTCCGCGCCAAAGGAGGTAATAGACAGGCTCATAGGAGACGTCGTGGTAAGCCCGCTGTATCCCGAGGGCGACGTCAGGCACGAGGCGAGGGAGTTTGCAACCCTTCTTAACGCCACCGGAAGGCTGAACGCTGGAACGCTCGGCGTGGCGATATGCCTCGGAGATGAAGACGCTTACAAAAAGGCCCGGAAGATGCTCGAGGACTACAAGAGGGAGCAGATAGAGGCTAGGAAGTTCCTGATACAGAACTGGAGCATGGTTGAAGAGGGCCAACACGCCTACGTCTTTTACGCAGGCAAAAACATTCGCGACACGCTCGTTGGTATAGTGGCCAACATGGCCATCAACGCGGGCCTGGCAAATCCAGAAAAGCCTGTTGTTGTCATAGCGGACAGTGAAGAAGATGAAAACCTCGTGAAGGCCTCTGCAAGAACGACGGAAAAGGCCCTGGCGAAGGGCTACCACCTTGGCGAGGCACTCAAGGAGGTTGCCGAGAAGCTTGGTGGAGAAGGCGGTGGTCACGCAATAGCCGCGGGAATAAGGTTCCCGAAATCTAAGATAGACGAGTTCATAAAGTTTTTCAACGAGGTTCTAGCGAAGCAGGTGAAGAAGGATGGAAATTGA
- a CDS encoding 30S ribosomal protein S15: MARIHARKRGKSGSKKPPRTAPPAWVEYTAEEVEALVIKLRKEGYSTAMIGTILRDQYGIPSVKLVTGKKITKILEENGLAPEIPEDLMFLIRRAVNLRKHLEQHPKDKHSRRGLQLIESKIRRLVKYYRRTGKLPAKWRYDPEQAKLLVR; encoded by the coding sequence ATGGCGAGGATACACGCGAGAAAGAGGGGTAAGTCCGGTTCAAAGAAGCCCCCAAGGACCGCTCCGCCGGCCTGGGTGGAATACACCGCTGAAGAGGTCGAGGCCCTCGTTATAAAGCTCAGGAAAGAGGGCTACAGCACAGCGATGATAGGAACGATTCTCCGCGACCAGTACGGCATACCGAGCGTTAAGCTCGTCACAGGTAAGAAGATAACCAAAATCCTTGAGGAGAACGGACTTGCACCGGAGATACCGGAAGACCTAATGTTCCTCATCAGGAGAGCCGTCAACCTCAGGAAGCACCTTGAACAGCATCCGAAGGACAAGCATTCCAGGAGGGGTCTCCAGCTCATCGAGAGCAAAATCAGGAGGCTCGTCAAGTACTACAGAAGAACCGGGAAGTTGCCGGCAAAGTGGCGCTACGACCCGGAGCAGGCAAAGCTCCTTGTTCGCTGA